From the genome of Deferribacteraceae bacterium V6Fe1:
TACTACTTTCCCTTTGTATATATTACCTACAATCCCCTTGTTTCTTGCTCTTTCTACATATATTTCCGAAACACTTCCGCCATCAAGTATGGCTACTCTTACTTCGTTTACAGTTGAATTTATAATTATATCTTTTGGCACCTGTTATCCTTTCAATTTAATGATTATTTCCTTTGCAATCTGCTTTAAGGTTTCAAATACTCCGACACCTTTTATTGCTACTGCTTCAAATGATTTTACATTTCTATAATTAAGGGCTTCTTCAAGCTCTTTTACGGGAACAATATCAGGGAGGTCCCTTTTGTTATATTGTAATACGAGAGGGATAGTATCCAAATCGTAGCCATGCTCTTGAAGATTATCTCTAAGGTTATCAAAACTGTCAAGGTTTGCATCCATTCTGTCAACCTGTGAGTCAGCCACAAATACTACACCGTCAGCCCCTTTTAATATCAATTTTCTGCTTGCATCGTAAAAGACCTGCCCCGGAACGGTATAAAGGTGAAATCTTACCTTAAAACCTTTTATCTCTCCAAGCTTAAGAGGCATAAAGTCAAAAAACAATGTCCTATCTGTTTCTGTGGCAAGAGAAATCATTTTCCCTTTAAGATTAGGGTCGGTTTTATCGTAAATGTATTGAAGGTTGGCAGTTTTGCCACAAAGCCCCGGGCCGTAATAGACTATTTTACAATTTATTTCTCTGGTAGAATAATTTATGAAGGACACTATTTTCCCCCTATATCAAATAAATTATCGATATCATCTTCCGTAATGTCAGAAAATATATTTTCTTTGTCTCCTTGAGTAGCGTTTTTTTCAAGCTCTATAAGGAGCCTTTCAAACACTTTGAGAGACTTTTTGACCCTAAGTCTTATCAGCCCTAAAGAAGTGGATTCGTCAAATATGACAATAAGTATCAGTTTCCCAGAAACAAGGCTGATATGGACATGCTCATTTTCCCCTTCGTGGAAGAGTATGGAAAACTCTTTTTCCCCTAAGAGATTGGCTAGTCCCCCGGTGGCCGCCACATTCCCTGCCACAAGAGCACCGATAGATGTTTTGTCATAGCTTTCCGTATTTTTGCTTGAGCCTATCAGCTGTCCATTTTTATCAATAAGAAAAGTAGCTTTTGCGTTGGATTCGATTTTTAACCTATCAAGTTCAGACTCAAACTTGTTAAGAATCCCTTCATCCGAAAACCAAAAAAGGTTGTCCATTTATACCCCATTTAACAAATTATAACTTATAATATCATATTATTTTGCAACTTTAAACTTAAAATCAACTTGGAAGCCCTTTTGTTCCCTCAAATGTTAACCTACTATCGCATTTCTCTCCTATTTTCAATAGATTTAAGAATAGTTACTTCGTCAGCATATTCAAGGTGGCTGCCTATAGGGATACCGCTTGCTATTCTTGTGATTAGGAGTTTATTTATATGCGAGAGCCTTTTTTTAATGTAAATGGCAGTAGTTTCACCTTCTATATCCGGGTTTGTAGCAATAATGATTTCGTTTATATTTTCTGACTCCACGCGCTTGATTAATTCATTTATCCTGAGCTTGTCAGGACCGATATCATCAAGGGGGGCTATTTTCCCCCCTAAAACATGATATAGTCCATCATATCTGCCTGATGCCTCAATTATAAAGACATCTTTGGGTTCCTCCACAACACAGATAGTGTCGTTATTTCTTGTAGTGTCAGCACAAATAGCACATATATCAGATTCAGATATGCCAAAGCATTTTTTACATATCCTTGTATTCTTTTTTAAATTTACAAGGGTGTTAGATAATCTTTCAATGTCAGGCAAATCTTTATTTAAAAGATAGAGTGCCAGTCGCATCGCCGTTTTTTTCCCGATACCCGGTAATTTGCTCAGTTCAAAAACGCAATCATCAAAAGATTTTATCTTGAACATCTCTTAGAACATTCCGGGGAAATTCAGCCCCATCCCTCCGGTAACGCTTGCCATCTTTTCCTGAAGCATTTCTTGTGATTTTTTTATCCCTTCATTAACAGCAGCAACTATTAAATCTTGCAGCATCTCTACATCTTCCGGGTCAACAACACTTTTCTCTATAGTAATGCTTACTACCTCCTGCTTGCCGTTTACTTTAACAGTCACCATACCGCCGCCGGCACTAGCCTCTACAACCTCTTTTGCTGCTTCCTCCTGCATCTCTGCCATCTTTTTTTGCATTTTTTGCGCTTGTTTCATAATTTGTTGAATATTCATATTGTTCACCTCATTTATTTATTAATTACTTTTTACCAAATTCAGTAAATTATAAAGTTAAGACTTTGTAAGGAGCGTTATTTTATCTATTTTGCAGTCAAACTCTTTTTTTATAAGGTTGACTATTTCGTCATTTTCCGCTTCTTGTTTCATTTTTCTTTGCTGAAATGTTTCCGCTTCATATTTTTTTTCAATTACCGTTTTTTTTTTATTGTTATTGTCCAAGATAATTTCAAAATCTTTAAATTCACTGTTGTACTTTAGCAACAGCTCTTTTGTAAGATTGAAATTTTCTCTTTTTGCCGTTAAATCGTAGTGGAATTTTTTTTCATCACTGAAACCTATTGTAAGTTTTCCGTTTGAAAATGAAGAGATAAATCCGTGGCTCAAATTTGCTGAAAGTGCCGGTTTTGTCTCAGCCAATTTTTTCAAAAAGGAACTCCATTTATCCTCTATTGTTTCATCTTTTGAAGTAACTTGTTGTTTTATTTCTGTATGAGAAGATGTTTTTTGAAGTACAGGAGTTGCCTGACTGGAGCCTACCGGTATTATCTCTGAAATCCTGCAAGCTTTGTATATCCCAAATTCAAAAATATATCTTGGGAGTGTAAGGGTTTTCATGTCGCTGAGGGTTTTTTGGAAAATTTGGAATAATGCAAAAAGTTTTTGCTCAGTTGCCATTGGGAGAAGTTTTTTAAATAATTCCTTTTCATCTTCGGTGAGATGGGTATCAAACTTTTTTGAGCCGGCAACTCCAAAAAGAAGAATGCGGGTATATTCTATCAAAGTTTTTATTACAAATTGAAAATTAATTCCCTTACTGTCGATTTCCTCAATTAAGTCGTAAATATCTTCTATCTTTTCATATATTATATTTTTAAACAACTCTTCTATAAGCTTTTTATCTGACATTCCAAGGAGGAAAAGGGTATCTTTATAGGTAACTTTATTGTCACCGAATGCTATTACTTGGTCAATAAGGGAAAGTGCGTCCCGCATACACCCTTCAGAGTTCCGTATGATTATATTGAGAGCATCATTTTCATAAACGATCCCTTCTTTTTCCATGACTTGTTGAAGATATTTGTACATAAATTCATGGGGAATCTTTTGGAAGTCAAACTTTTGGCATCTTGAAAGGATAGTTGCCGGTATTTTATGAGCATCGGTTGTAGCCATTATGAATATAACATATTCGGGCGGCTCTTCCAATGTCTTAAGGAGAGCATTAAAGGCAGCATCTGTTAGCATATGGACTTCGTCTATAATATAAACCTTATATTTACATTTTACAGAAACAAATTTTACGTTTTCACGCAGCTGTCTTATTTCATCAATACCTCTGTTTGAAGCTCCGTCAATTTCAACCACATCCATTGATGTCCCGTTTGTAATCTCTTTACAGTTGTCACAAACGTTGCATGGATTTATATTATCAGGCTTTTGGCAATTTATAGCTTTTGCAAATATTCTGGCGAGGCTGGTTTTGCCCACACCTCTTGGGCCTGTAAACAGATACGAATGAGATATCTTGCCAAGTTCTATGGCATTTTTAAGGGTATCAACAACAAACTCTTGATAAACCACCTCATCAAAATTTTGTGGTCGATATTTCCTGGAAAGCGGAAGGTAAGACATTAAAAGCACTCCAAAATATATTCCAACATAACTATAACTGCTCCTATACTCTGAAATAAGATGATTACTCCAAATGATATAACAAATTGATTTTTAAATCAACCGCCAAAGATTTATTAGTGTAGTGTGGAAGTGATGAGCAATGTGTCCTTTTGGTAAAAGAACTTTGGAGTTAAGGCATAGTGTTGCAGAAGATAGTAAGGTATCAATGGTAAGAAGGTATAAAAAAACCGGGCATAAGCCCGGCTCTATTTGGTTTTTTTGATCTTGTATACTAAGGCGCTTGCAACACCTATAGATGAATAAGTACCTACAACTATTCCGATTAAAAGTGCAAATGAAAATCCGTTGATTACTTCGCCTCCAAAAAGGTAAAGGGCAAGCACAGCCAAAAGGGTAGTACCGGAAGTAAGAATAGTTCTGCTTAATGTTTCGTTGATACTTTTATTCATAACTTCATATAGGTTTAATTTGCCTGCACTGTTTTTTATCCTTTCTCTTATCCTGTCAAAAACAACAATTGTGTCATTTAATGAGTAACCAACGATTGTCAAAACAGCTGCAACGATAGGAAGTGTAATCTCCTTTCCAAGCAGGCTGAATATCCCAAGCGTAATAATGACGTCATGAAAAAGGGCAAGGACTGCACCTACAGAGAAAATAAATTCAAATCTCAGTGAGACATATATCAAAATGCCAATAAGAGAGTAAATAGTTGCCATTATTGCCTTATTTTTTAGTTGTCCGCCGACTTGCGGTCCAACCTGCTCTACCCTTTCGATGACAATTTTCTGTTCGCCTGAAACTTCTTTTATCTTTGTTTGAATCGCATTTGCAGTCTCTTTAAGTCCAGCAGATGTCTTTTCAACACGTATCAGTATGTCATTTGGCTCTCCAAAAGTCTGAATTACCATCTCGCCCAAATTCAAATCCTTGAACGAGTTTCTTAGCTTGTCAAGGTCAGGAGTATTTTCAAATTTTACCTGTACTACCGTTCCACCTGCGAAATCTATACCATAGTTGAAGCCCTTTGTAAAAATTAGAAAAAGGCTCAACATAACGAGAGCAGCAGATATGCCGAAGAAGAACTTTGATTTGCCAAGAAAATCTATATTTACATTAGATTTAATTAATTCTACCATATCCCATCCCCTTTATATGCTTAAGTTTTTAGTATCTTTGCCGCCGAAGAACGTCATAAATATTGTCCTTGTAACAAAGATGGCGGTAAACATTGAAGACAGGATACCGATTGAAAGTGTGACGGCAAACCCTTTGATAGGTCCGGTTCCAAATTGGAAGAGTACGAGTGCAGCAATAAGTGTAGTTATGTTTGCATCAAGTATTGTTGACATTGCCTTTTCATAACCTGCCTCAATTGCATTAAGAGGGGTTCGCCCTATCCTCAATTCTTCCCTTATCCTTTCAAATATAAGAACATTTGCGTCAACCGACATACCTATTGTAAGGATAATACCGGCTATACCCGGAAGTGTAAGAGTAGCACCAAACGCACTCATCACCCCTAAGATTAAAACAAAATTTAGTAGGAGTGCAATATTGGCAATAACGCCTGATACTCTATAGTAAAAAAGTATAAAAATCATGACGGCTATAAATCCTATAACAGCTGCCTTTACCCCTTTTGTAATTGAGTCAAAGCCGAGAGATGGGCCCACTGTCCTGTTTTCAAGTACTACAACCGGTGCAGGAAGACTTCCTGCTCTAAGTACGATAGCCAAGTCTTTGGCTTCATCCATAGTGAAGTTACCTGAAATTTGAGCCTCTCCTCCGCTAATCCTTTCCCTGATAACAGGTGCAGAGTAGACATTATTATCAAGTACAATAGCAAGTCTTTTGTTTACGTTTTCCGCAGTGATTTGATCGAAAAGTTTGCTACCAGCGGAATCAAACTTGATGAGAACATAAGGTTCATTAAACTGAGATGAAATTCTTACTTCCGCATCCGTCAAATATTCTCCGGTAAGAACGGCTTCCCTTTTCAAAACATAAGGGACCTCCTGTTGCAGTTTGCCTGTCACCTTATCATATTCTTTGGAGTAAAGGAGAACATCGTCAAAAGGCAAATTACCGTTTATTGCATCTTGAGTGCTTACATTTTCATCCACTATATGAAATCTCAGTTGTGCAGTTTTTCCGATGAGGTCAATCGCTCTGTCTGGATCGGTAATACCAGGTAGCTGGACAAGGATTTCATTTTTACCTTGCCTTTGGATTACAGGTTCGCTTACACCAAATTGGTCAATCCTGTTTCTTATAACCTGAACAGCTTGCTCAACGGCGTAGTCTTTAACTTTATCGTATTCTTTTTGGTCAAGAGAAAATACCAAAATTTCAGGGTCATTACTGAGCGAAGAATCTACAAGGTAAGGATAGTTTTTTGTGATCAAGTCTCTTGCTTTATCGGTAAGAGCAGTTTCCTGAAATCCTAATTTAATTTTTCCATCTTTGGTTTTTTGGGCAAAACTGTATTTAATATCAGCATTTTTAAGCTCTTTTTTTAGCTGAGTTACAATCGTGTCAAGTTTACCGTCCACGGCTTTCTCGGTTTCTACACCTAATACCACATGCATCCCGCCTTGAAGGTCAAGACCCAATTTTATTTTTTCTTTGAGTGGAAACATCATGATAAGGGCGGCAATAACAATAGCAGCTATTGTAGCCCAACGAAATTTATATTTCATAGTACTATTTCTCCTCCTTTACCTCTGATGTCCCTGAAAGCTTGGTAGCAATAGCGTTTTTAGTCACTTTGATCTTCACACCGTTTGCAATTTCCACAAGGAATGTGCTTTGATCAACTACTCTGTCAATTTTACCAAAAATTCCGCTTGCAAGAACGACTTCGTCCCCCGCTTTGAGTGACTCTATCATTTGTTGTAGCTGCTTCTGTCTCTTTTGCTGAGGTCTAATCAACAAAAAGTAAAAGATGACAAAAATCAAAATTAAAGGTAAAAAAGCTCCTATGGGATTTTGTCCGGTTGCTGGACCTGCTGCATAAGCGATACTGTTAAACATTATCTCCTCCTATTTTCATTTTTTCTAATTTTTCCTGTTTAAATTCAGCAAAATATCCACCCTTTATAGCATTTCTTGCATCTTTTACAAGAGAAATATAAAAAGTTAGATTATGGATGGAATTTAATCTAAGAGCAAGCAGCTCTTGGGCTTTGTAAAGATGTCTGAGGTATCCTCTTGAAAAATTTTTACATGTGTAGCAGTTGCATTCTTTGTCAATCGGTTCTTCAGAATATATCCAGTCTGTCCTTTTGATATGCAGTCTTCCGTTGTTTGTGAAAAGGAGTCCGTTTCTTGCATTTCGTGTAGGCATGACACAATCAAACATATCTACGCCGAGAGATATACAATTGAGCAAGTCTTCTGGGGTGCCGACACCCATAAGATATCTTGGTTTGTCTTCCGGCATAAAATCTGTTGTGTAATCAGTTATTTCATACATTAAGTCGTTTGTTTCACCCACACTAAGCCCACCTATTGCATAACCGTCAAAATCAAGGCTTATGATCTGCTCCGCACTTTGCTTTCTAAGATGTTTATATACCCCACCCTGTATGATTCCAAATAGCGCCTGTTCAGGGTTTGTTTTAGCTTCTTTTGATCTTTTTGCCCATCTGTATGTCAAATCAATAGATTTTTTTACATAAGACTCTTCACTTGGATAAGGGACACATTCATCAAATGCCATCATAATGTCAGAGCCGAGCTTTGTTTGTATTTTGATAGAATCTTCCGGGCTTATAAAGAGCTTTCTGCCATCAAGATGGGAGCGAAAATGAACGCCATCTTCGGTTATTTTATTCATCTCTGAAAGGCTAAATACTTGAAACCCGCCACTATCGGTGAGGATATTACGCTTCCAAGATATAAAATTGTGAAGACCGCCAAATTTTTCAACTACCTCTTCCCCCGGTCTTAAATGCAGATGATAAGTGTTGCCGAGAATAATTTCAGCACCTATTTCATATAGGTCGTGTGGAGAAATGGCTTTTACCGAGCCAACGGTTCCAACGGGCATAAAAATAGGAGTGTGTATTTCCCCGTGAGATGTTTTTATCAAGCCTGCCCTGGCTTTTGTCCTTGTATCTTTGTGTTCAAGTGTAAAACTAAACATGGTCCCTCTTTAAAATTTAATTTATAAACATTGCATCACCGTAACTGAAAAAACGGTAGCGATTATTTACCGCGTGCTTGTAAGCATTCATCGTAGGTTCATAGCCGGCAAATGCACTGACCAGCATCAGTAGTGTTGATTTTGGAAGGTGAAAGTTTGTTATCAGTTTATCCACAATTTTAAATTTGTACCCCGGGGTGATGAATATGTTTGTAGAAAAAGAACCCGATTTGTCGATAAATCCGGTATTTGTTGCTATCGATTCAAGGGCTCTTACTGATGTTGTTCCTACTGCCACAAGTTTTTTCCCTTTATTTTTGAGGTCGTTTATTTTTTTTCTTGCTTCTTCCGATATAAAATATTTTTCTGAGTGCATCTTGTGATCTTCTATATAATCTGTCTTTACAGGTTTAAATGTGCCTATTCCAACATTTAGAGTAATTTCAACAACTTCGACACCTTTATTTTTAATCTTTTCCATCAATTCTGTTGTAAAATGAAGTCCCGCTGTCGGAGCAGCTACAGAACCTCCGTTTTTTGAATAAACAGTCTGATATCTTGAGTGATCCTCTTTTGTATCTATGCGTCTAATGTATGGAGGTAGTGGAATGTGCCCAAATTGTTCCATTAGCTCGTAAGGGTCACATTCAAACTCTAAAATTCTTACTTCGTCAATAAGTTCTTTTACTGTGATTAGCCTGTCTTCTACAATAATTGAATCCCCTTTTTTGACTTTCCCTCTGATCATACCTTTAAAAGTTCGATTATCGATTTCATCTGTCAAAAGGATTTCGATTTTACCACCGGACTCTTTTTTGCCGTAAAGCCTTGCTTTGAGGACTTTTGTATTATTGACAACAAGGAAATCGTCCGTATTAAGAAGATCTACTATGTCTTTAAATTGAAGGTCTACAATGGTATTATCTACCCTTTTTAGATAGAGGAGCCTTGATTCATCCCTCTTTTGTGCTGGGGATTGAGCAATAAGCTCATCGGGCAGGACAAAATCAAACTTGTCGATTGGGGTTTTTTGCATTTAACTTAACTTTTCTATAAGGAAATCTTTTACCTTTCCGGTATCGTTTTCAATTTCATGTAATTTTTTCGGCAACTGTTTTAACTTTTTTATATTTTCCGGCTCTTCTGGAAATTTTCCTATTGCCTTATATATTGCATCATAAAATTTCGCCGGATGTGCCGTAGCAAGACAAATATTTAACCCTTTGGTCCCCAATTTATTGGCAGCATTGACGCCACAAGCTGTATGCGGGTCCAAGATATAGCTAAAGTTTTCGTAAAAAGTTTTAATTGTGGCAAGTGTTTCTTCGTTGCTAGTGGAATATGCCGCAAAGTCTTTTTTAACAATTGTCATATCTTCATTTGTAAATGTTATTTTTTTGTTCAATTTCAACTCATCCATTTTTTCGACTACTTTTTCATGCGAGCCATAGAGATAAAATAAGTATCTTTCAAAGTTGCTTGCGATTTGGATATCCATTGAAGGGCTGTATGTCTCGCATACGTTTTTTATGCTATAGTCCCCATTATTAACAAATCGTGAAAGGATGTTGTTTTCATTTGTGGCAAGGATAAGTTTATCTATAGGCAGCCCCATTAGTTTGGCAAAATAACCGGCAAATATATTTCCAAAATTTCCGGTAGGAACCACCATATTGACTTTGTCACCTTTTGCCGCTTTGAAATAGCAGTGGAAATAATATACTATTTGAGCAAGTATCCTTGCCCAATTTATTGAATTTACGGCACCGAGGCTATACTGTTTCTTAAAATCCACATCCGAAAAGATTTCTTTTACTATGAATTGACAGTCATCAAAAGTCCCGTCAACCGCCAGATTAAAGACATTATTGTCGGTTACCGTTGTCATTTGAAGTTCTTGAATAGGGCTAACTTTACCTTTCGGATGAAGTATAAAGATATTGATGTTTTTCTTTCCTCTTACTCCATATATCGCTGCACTACCGGTATCACCGCTTGTAGCACCTAAAATATTTAGTTTTTGTCCGGTTTCTTCAAGGATGTATTCAAAAAGATTACCCAAAAATTGAAGAGCGATATCCTTAAAAGCATAAGTAGGTCCGTGAAATATTTCTGCAATATAAATATCCCCTTTTTTCACAACAGGTATAACATCCCTGCTTTCAAAAGTGGAGTAGCTTTTATTAATTATGTTTTTAAGGGTATCTCTCTTAATATCATCGGTAAATTTTGAAATTATTTCAAAAGCAAGCTCTTGGTAGCTAAGGGATGAAAGTTTAATCAATTCACTGTTTGAAATGTGAGGTATTTCCTGCGGGATTAGCAGACCTCCGTCTTCGGCAAGCCCCATCATTACAGCTTCTTTAAATTTTATATTGTTGACTTTT
Proteins encoded in this window:
- a CDS encoding GTPase domain-containing protein, translating into MSFINYSTREINCKIVYYGPGLCGKTANLQYIYDKTDPNLKGKMISLATETDRTLFFDFMPLKLGEIKGFKVRFHLYTVPGQVFYDASRKLILKGADGVVFVADSQVDRMDANLDSFDNLRDNLQEHGYDLDTIPLVLQYNKRDLPDIVPVKELEEALNYRNVKSFEAVAIKGVGVFETLKQIAKEIIIKLKG
- a CDS encoding roadblock/LC7 domain-containing protein, which produces MDNLFWFSDEGILNKFESELDRLKIESNAKATFLIDKNGQLIGSSKNTESYDKTSIGALVAGNVAATGGLANLLGEKEFSILFHEGENEHVHISLVSGKLILIVIFDESTSLGLIRLRVKKSLKVFERLLIELEKNATQGDKENIFSDITEDDIDNLFDIGGK
- the recR gene encoding recombination protein RecR, which gives rise to MFKIKSFDDCVFELSKLPGIGKKTAMRLALYLLNKDLPDIERLSNTLVNLKKNTRICKKCFGISESDICAICADTTRNNDTICVVEEPKDVFIIEASGRYDGLYHVLGGKIAPLDDIGPDKLRINELIKRVESENINEIIIATNPDIEGETTAIYIKKRLSHINKLLITRIASGIPIGSHLEYADEVTILKSIENRREMR
- a CDS encoding YbaB/EbfC family nucleoid-associated protein gives rise to the protein MNIQQIMKQAQKMQKKMAEMQEEAAKEVVEASAGGGMVTVKVNGKQEVVSITIEKSVVDPEDVEMLQDLIVAAVNEGIKKSQEMLQEKMASVTGGMGLNFPGMF
- the dnaX gene encoding DNA polymerase III subunit gamma/tau, with amino-acid sequence MSYLPLSRKYRPQNFDEVVYQEFVVDTLKNAIELGKISHSYLFTGPRGVGKTSLARIFAKAINCQKPDNINPCNVCDNCKEITNGTSMDVVEIDGASNRGIDEIRQLRENVKFVSVKCKYKVYIIDEVHMLTDAAFNALLKTLEEPPEYVIFIMATTDAHKIPATILSRCQKFDFQKIPHEFMYKYLQQVMEKEGIVYENDALNIIIRNSEGCMRDALSLIDQVIAFGDNKVTYKDTLFLLGMSDKKLIEELFKNIIYEKIEDIYDLIEEIDSKGINFQFVIKTLIEYTRILLFGVAGSKKFDTHLTEDEKELFKKLLPMATEQKLFALFQIFQKTLSDMKTLTLPRYIFEFGIYKACRISEIIPVGSSQATPVLQKTSSHTEIKQQVTSKDETIEDKWSSFLKKLAETKPALSANLSHGFISSFSNGKLTIGFSDEKKFHYDLTAKRENFNLTKELLLKYNSEFKDFEIILDNNNKKKTVIEKKYEAETFQQRKMKQEAENDEIVNLIKKEFDCKIDKITLLTKS
- the secF gene encoding protein translocase subunit SecF, whose protein sequence is MVELIKSNVNIDFLGKSKFFFGISAALVMLSLFLIFTKGFNYGIDFAGGTVVQVKFENTPDLDKLRNSFKDLNLGEMVIQTFGEPNDILIRVEKTSAGLKETANAIQTKIKEVSGEQKIVIERVEQVGPQVGGQLKNKAIMATIYSLIGILIYVSLRFEFIFSVGAVLALFHDVIITLGIFSLLGKEITLPIVAAVLTIVGYSLNDTIVVFDRIRERIKNSAGKLNLYEVMNKSINETLSRTILTSGTTLLAVLALYLFGGEVINGFSFALLIGIVVGTYSSIGVASALVYKIKKTK
- the secD gene encoding protein translocase subunit SecD; the protein is MKYKFRWATIAAIVIAALIMMFPLKEKIKLGLDLQGGMHVVLGVETEKAVDGKLDTIVTQLKKELKNADIKYSFAQKTKDGKIKLGFQETALTDKARDLITKNYPYLVDSSLSNDPEILVFSLDQKEYDKVKDYAVEQAVQVIRNRIDQFGVSEPVIQRQGKNEILVQLPGITDPDRAIDLIGKTAQLRFHIVDENVSTQDAINGNLPFDDVLLYSKEYDKVTGKLQQEVPYVLKREAVLTGEYLTDAEVRISSQFNEPYVLIKFDSAGSKLFDQITAENVNKRLAIVLDNNVYSAPVIRERISGGEAQISGNFTMDEAKDLAIVLRAGSLPAPVVVLENRTVGPSLGFDSITKGVKAAVIGFIAVMIFILFYYRVSGVIANIALLLNFVLILGVMSAFGATLTLPGIAGIILTIGMSVDANVLIFERIREELRIGRTPLNAIEAGYEKAMSTILDANITTLIAALVLFQFGTGPIKGFAVTLSIGILSSMFTAIFVTRTIFMTFFGGKDTKNLSI
- the yajC gene encoding preprotein translocase subunit YajC encodes the protein MFNSIAYAAGPATGQNPIGAFLPLILIFVIFYFLLIRPQQKRQKQLQQMIESLKAGDEVVLASGIFGKIDRVVDQSTFLVEIANGVKIKVTKNAIATKLSGTSEVKEEK
- the tgt gene encoding tRNA guanosine(34) transglycosylase Tgt; translated protein: MFSFTLEHKDTRTKARAGLIKTSHGEIHTPIFMPVGTVGSVKAISPHDLYEIGAEIILGNTYHLHLRPGEEVVEKFGGLHNFISWKRNILTDSGGFQVFSLSEMNKITEDGVHFRSHLDGRKLFISPEDSIKIQTKLGSDIMMAFDECVPYPSEESYVKKSIDLTYRWAKRSKEAKTNPEQALFGIIQGGVYKHLRKQSAEQIISLDFDGYAIGGLSVGETNDLMYEITDYTTDFMPEDKPRYLMGVGTPEDLLNCISLGVDMFDCVMPTRNARNGLLFTNNGRLHIKRTDWIYSEEPIDKECNCYTCKNFSRGYLRHLYKAQELLALRLNSIHNLTFYISLVKDARNAIKGGYFAEFKQEKLEKMKIGGDNV
- the queA gene encoding tRNA preQ1(34) S-adenosylmethionine ribosyltransferase-isomerase QueA, translating into MQKTPIDKFDFVLPDELIAQSPAQKRDESRLLYLKRVDNTIVDLQFKDIVDLLNTDDFLVVNNTKVLKARLYGKKESGGKIEILLTDEIDNRTFKGMIRGKVKKGDSIIVEDRLITVKELIDEVRILEFECDPYELMEQFGHIPLPPYIRRIDTKEDHSRYQTVYSKNGGSVAAPTAGLHFTTELMEKIKNKGVEVVEITLNVGIGTFKPVKTDYIEDHKMHSEKYFISEEARKKINDLKNKGKKLVAVGTTSVRALESIATNTGFIDKSGSFSTNIFITPGYKFKIVDKLITNFHLPKSTLLMLVSAFAGYEPTMNAYKHAVNNRYRFFSYGDAMFIN
- a CDS encoding threonine synthase, which translates into the protein MLYKSTRGKVNNIKFKEAVMMGLAEDGGLLIPQEIPHISNSELIKLSSLSYQELAFEIISKFTDDIKRDTLKNIINKSYSTFESRDVIPVVKKGDIYIAEIFHGPTYAFKDIALQFLGNLFEYILEETGQKLNILGATSGDTGSAAIYGVRGKKNINIFILHPKGKVSPIQELQMTTVTDNNVFNLAVDGTFDDCQFIVKEIFSDVDFKKQYSLGAVNSINWARILAQIVYYFHCYFKAAKGDKVNMVVPTGNFGNIFAGYFAKLMGLPIDKLILATNENNILSRFVNNGDYSIKNVCETYSPSMDIQIASNFERYLFYLYGSHEKVVEKMDELKLNKKITFTNEDMTIVKKDFAAYSTSNEETLATIKTFYENFSYILDPHTACGVNAANKLGTKGLNICLATAHPAKFYDAIYKAIGKFPEEPENIKKLKQLPKKLHEIENDTGKVKDFLIEKLS